The genomic segment TCTCTTCATAGTAAACTGATGGGGGGATGCGGAGCAATAGGTCGAATTACTATATAAAGAAGAGTTGTAAACTATAGGACTTCTTGTTCGAGTAGGAAGAGATCGCATTTTTTTCACTTCGTTCAAATAAGAGTTGTACCTGTACGGAATTCTTCTGTTTCTCAGTATGATCTCTATCATCATCTCTATTCCCCTTATCAATTCTCCTATCCTACCTAGGTCTATGAATTTCTGTATCAATTCCATTACCTTATCCTTACCCATGAGGTTCCAACATTTGATCCTTAATTGACCTTAATTGAGTCGGTCAAGATCAAATCTGTTCATCAAAGTGCTTCTCCGATTGCTCAAGACATCTCTTTTCAACTGAGAAACACAAGATCATTTCATTCCATTTTTAGTAAAATAGTGAAGGATATTCCATTAGTAATGAAAAAAGGGGTTGAGGGGCTCTGTATATGTTGTTCAGGTCGATCAAAAGGCGCAGAAATTGCTAGAACTGAATGCGGAAAGTATGGAAAAATATCTCGTAATGTATTTAACCAGAAAATAGATTATGCTCCTACGGAAGTATCTACCCGTTACGGAATCTTAGGTGTCAAAGTGTGGATTTCATATTGTTAAAAAAGAAGGGGTCGTTAACTCCTCGCGCCGCTGCCGCCGTTTCTATGACCGACCGACGCCTCACCTGCACAGGTACCTACGTAGTGTAGTGTCGATCGCACATTCAACATAGCGTTCGGACTCATGTGCCTTCCAAAACCAGGGGTCTTCAAGCCTGCTGCGTACGATTAGCCAGCCTTGCGGAGGCAAAAGGATTAGACGCGCCCCCATGCTACGGTTCCCTGCGGTCCGAACCCCTATTTTCAGCTAAAAACAGACTCTGGAAGCAGTTTTTGCTAGGATGAATGCAGGATAACAAATTCTTCAGCTTGTCTTATAGAAAATCTAGTTCTACTGGTGAAATGGTTGCTGCACCGACTGCACACTGGATGGACTAGTTAATCAAAGAATGTGCTGCTGGAAGGAGGCTGGGATGCTACCCTTGTTTCTGAAACCAACTGGATCGACGGGTTTCACAACTAGAACTGGCTATAGATCTCGAACCTTGACCTTGTATATAGGAATGTCAGaatctttttttctctaagACTGTTATTACCATGGTTAGTGATATTCGTGATGTTTATGGTTCATTGCTAAGTTTTAAGGATAACTATCGCATCGCTCAACTTTGCTATgaattttggaaaaataaatatcctGACATAGCCAATTTAATGAAGCTGATTAACCTAATTGGTTGGTTTAGTTCAATCTTGGATAATCCAGTGCGGTATGGTATACCGTACTTCACAACAGTACAGGATTATATGCGTTACAATAAAGCTGAAATATGGGTTTATGATAGGGTGTGTAAGAAGAGGCGTCGGATTACTCTTCGAGTGCCCACGTTGGATAGGGATAGGCGCAAGAGTCAAGTGTCTACTTGCGAAAACTTTATTCATCAGAGGGATGCCTTTATAGCTATGAAAGTGGTGGATCTATTGAAAAAGCAATTTAATGTGAAAGATAAATTTACAGTGCCTGTATACACGGTACACGATAATTTCATAACAACATCTGTTTACGCACATAACCTTCCACAAATTTATACAAAAGTGTTTACTAGGTATATGGAACCTCCacttaatataattaataaatttctttatatgAATCTGAGACTAGAGTTCCCTCAAATCGggattataaataatttttgtgaACCTATTCCTGGTGAGTCTCTTAGAAttcttttcttaaatttaatggcaaaaaatttaagtttaAAAGAAAGGTTAAAatgggataaaaatgtggaGGAAACAGTGAGTTGTTACGAGGTATATGTTCATAATGTTTGCGGTGAAGGTCCGCCTTCGGATGGTGGGAAGCGTCATACTGAGAAGTTGAATTCATTTAGTGAACTTATCCGGAACTGGGAAAGTTTTAAGTATAATTATAGCTTGCACTATTAAAAATGATTAccatgaaaaaatatttatggtggatagacaaaaaatatttatgataGGGTGTGTAAGAAGAGGCGTCGGATTACTCTTCGAGTGCCCACGTTGGATAGGGATAGGCGCAAGAGTCAAGTGTCTACTTGCGAAAACTTTATTCATCAGAGGGATGCCTTTATAGCTATGAAAGTGGTGGATCTATTGAAAAAGCAATTTAATGTGAAAGATAAATTTACAGTGCCTGTATACACGGTACGATAATTTCATAACAACATCTGTTTACGCACATAACCTTCCACAAATTTATACAAAAGTGTTTACTAGGTATATGGAACCTCCacttaatataattaataaatttctttatatgAATCTGAGACTAGAGTTCCCTCAAATCGggattataaataatttttgtgaACCTATTCCTGGTGAGTCTCTTAGAAttcttttcttaaatttaatggcaaaaaatttaagtttaAAAGAAAGGTTAAAatgggataaaaatgtggaGGAAACAGTGAGTTGTTACGAGGTATATGTTCATAATGTTTGCGGTGAAGGTCCGCCTTCGGATGGTGGGAAGCGTCATACTGAGAAGTTGAATTCATTTAGTGAACTTATCCGGAACTGGGAAAGTTTTAAGTATAATTATAGCTTGCACTATTAAAAATGATTAccatgaaaaaatatttatggtggatagacaaaaaatatttatgataGGGTGTGTAAGAAGAGGCGTCGGATTACTCTTCGAGTGCCCACGTTGGATAGGGATAGGCGCAAGAGTCAAGTGTCTACTTGCGAAAACTTTATTCATCAGAGGGATGCCTTTATAGCTATGAAAGTGGTGGATCTATTGAAAAAGCAATTTAATGTGAAAGATAAATTTACAGTGCCTGTATACACGGTACACGATAATTTCATAACAACATCTGTTTACGCACATAACCTTCCACAAATTTATACAAAAGTGTTTACTAGGTATATGGAACCTCCacttaatataattaataaatttctttatatgAATCTGAGACTAGAGTTCCCTCAAATCGggattataaataatttttgtgaACCTATTCCTGGTGAGTCTCTTAGAAttcttttcttaaatttaatggcaaaaaatttaagtttaAAAGAAAGGTTAAAatgggataaaaatgtggaGGAAACAGTGAGTTGTTACGAGGTATATGTTCATAATGTTTGCGGTGAAGGTCCGCCTTCGGATGGTGGGAAGCGTCATACTGAGAAGTTGAATTCATTTAGTGAACTTATCCGGAACTGGGAAAGTTTTAAGTATAATTATAGCTTGCACTATTAAAAATGATTAccatgaaaaaatatttatggtgGATAGACAAAAAGAAATCCACAGCATCTTATAGTTCAGTTGGATATTCGAACCACTTTAAGAATCTAATAGATACATTAAATAAGGTTATCGATTGGGAGAAATGCAAGGATCCATATTCAGAATTGAGAATAGCTGAAGTAAGATTTAAAGAGCCTTACCTGACGTGTGCTGAGTATGAACTGATAGCATTGTTAGTAATGCGGATGTTAATCAAGTATGCTAACAATACACGGTTTAATTATGGTAAGTTTACTATAGGTTATGTCATGAAACTACCTACAGGAGATGTTAGCTATATAATTGGTGATGCTATTTCTTTAAATGATTCTAGCGGAAATGCTGTTCCTAACGGAGGAGTATATGCTAAGATTATAGATTTATTAATAAAGAAAGCTGAGGATATTAAAAAGTGCTAGCGTTGACAAGAGATGAGCTAAAGAGGTGGCTGGGCAGTTGACCAGACCCTACCACATACAGACAGCAAGCAAGAGCTGTGCCGGCTTATCCGGAAAATTTCATTATTGTCAAAAAAAATGCTACTACCTCTTTGCTAAGCACAGGAATGCTTGATCGAGAAAAGCAAGCAAAGAAGCAGCAGGATGCTGAATATGAAGGGGCTAGGGGTAGAGCCAATAACCAATTGAAGAGTTACAGACTACAGTATAAAGCCCTCAATCATGCTCTTGCCAGTGACATAGATTGTATATACTCTCGCCGATTAAGGCAAATTCTGCGCTCCACGAAAAAACATAGGGAGTCCTTCCTCCTGGACTTAAGgaaggcaaaacaaaaaagtgccCCTATGACTCTGGTTCTAGTGAAAGCGATGAAAGTATAGCTGTGCTCCAGTTTTTCGGGTAAAGGTTATACGGTGAAGAGCCCAGCCCGGTCAAGGCGACCTTATTAAAGGAGAACATTAGGGACATAAAAGCCTATGGTAATCTCGTCCTTAGTTGCCGAATCTAATGGAGGTTTCAATCCGACGGATCAACCGTAATTTGAAGGTAAAACGGGGGAAATGATGGATGGGAACTCCTACTCTGACTATTGTTGCGATCTCTAAGCGGGATTTTCAGTCATCTATCCCTTTTCTTTCCTGAAGAACGAGTGGATGTTTTGAACGAGTGTTGAGCGAGCGAAGTGCCCCATAAGCTATAAGGGTGAGCTATATGTTTAAATTTCGTGAGCAGCGATTGAACTGAACGTTCCAAGTGCATCCAGCAGGAATCGTTCCAAGTGCACCCAGCAAGAAAggttttggaagaaaaaagagtagaTTCCCTTTTGTGACCAAGAGCCCATCCTTGATCCAAGCCGAGTTTTGCATTCCTTAGCTTGGTGCAAAGGGCTTCTCGCGGGTCCCTAGCCCATCTCGAATACGATGCGGTAGGGTACTCGTGACCCTGCTGGTGGCTGCCACTGCCTCACTCTTAAATGCCGCCAGCTCTGTCTTCCTACTTAAGGCATCCGCGACCTGGTTGGTCCGTCCAAGCTTATACTCTAGCACCATATCAATCAAACTTGGCAAGTTTGTCTTGCTTGCCATCGTCCCTGTTTTGGCGCGAGTTTTTTCTGGGCCAGGAAGTCACTCGTCGCCACATTATCCGTCTTGACCACAAATCGTGACCCGCCTCCACGTTCTCAAGTAGTGCACTATTGCCTTCTCTTGGACCACGCCTTTCGGTCTCATTGAGCTTTCGGCTCTCATATGCTACTGGGTTACCTTATTATACTAGCACACCGCCTATGGCATAGTCTGACGCATCGGTGTGTACTTCAAATGGCTTAGTGTGATCTGGCAACTGCAATACGGGGTCATCAATCAATGCCTGCTTTAGGTCCTCAAAAGCTCTTTGACACTCTTCCGATCAGTGCAGTGCCATGATCGGTCCGTACGTCCTTCTTTAGGATATTTTTTAGTTGAGCAGCCCTATTCGAGTAACTTACGATGAATCTTCGGTAATAGTTCACGAGCCCTAAAAAAGATCTTAGCTCACTCACCTTGGTAGGTGCTTGCCACTCCTCGATGGCTCTGATGCCCATCCAATGCCCTAGGAATAGGATCTCCGTCTGTCCAAAGGAGcatttctctttctttacATAGAGGCGATTCTTCCTTAATACCTTAAAAACGGTCCGGAGGTGGCTAACGTGGTAGTTTAACGGATAGCTATAGCCCACGATCAAAGTATACTACCAGTCGTCTAAGTACGGGTGGAATAGCTCATTGTGGAGGGTGCAGAGCGTGGCAGGGGCATTGGTGAGTCCAAAAGGCATAACCAAATAAAACGCCCCTTTATTAGTAAGGTTGCTTGCTTGTCACACAGGTCGTCTTTGGCTCGTCTCCTTCCGCGATACGCATTTGGTAGTAGCCCAACCGCAGATCCAACTTCGAGAAGTATCTCGCGCTTATTGATTAGGGCGAAGAAGTCTGCAATCAAAGTGGATACTTGTTCTTGATGGTTAGGTTACCTTGTTGAGCGCCCGATAATCAATGCACATGGCTACCGCTTCTTCTGGAATAAATAAAACGGGGGCTCCCCAACCCTTTCCCCAGCAAGATAGGGAAACCCTGCCCTGGAGGCTGGAATATAAATAGGCCCCAATGAGTTCCTGAAATTTTTTCCTGAGTTCAACCAAACCCCTTAACTAATAGATGCTAGTTGGGGGGGCCATCCGCTAAACCCAGCCCCTGCCTAAGTAAAAGGGGGTTTGGCTCCAGGCTCCAACTCGATCTTGTGGTAGACTGCCCCTCCTAGGGGGCACTTGGCAACAACTCACTCGTGGGGCATGATATCCCAAAATTCCTCAAGTACTTTCTGCACTTCCTGAGAAAGAAGTCGTCTTGGTATTGGATCCGCTCTTCTGTTAGCATGAACATGAATTAGATTCTATTCGTCTTCTTTATTCTTAAGGGAACCCCCCACCAGAACCATTCTTAAGACCACCAAGCCCTCTCGAATGAGTTCTACTATAGAAGCTTTCAACGTACACCCAGGGACAAACCTTTCACTCACTGAGAAGTGAAACCCTGTGACTAGATCGTCCTGAAGACGGATGCGACGGGAAGAAATGGCATTTGGAAGTGTTGCTGACTTAACATTTAGGTTTCGGCATAACAAAGCTTGCACTGTCTTTTCGCACTTAGGCGCACAGCGTGCAATTGGTAATGATTCTACTACGGTGCCACAAATTTGCAAACTGATCCTAAGTAATCGTTGTTGTTCATTGGATTCCGGAGGAACTACTTCGTTAGGGTTGGGGAATTGCTGCGATTCTTCCTGAATAGCCTGGATTCTACCGTCGAGAAAAACTTTGAAAGTATTACCTAAACTCTTACGACTCAATATGATAAAGCCTATAAAACAACGAGCTACTATCATTTCTTCATTATAGATTGAGATCTTCTTCGAACTTAATGCACAAATAGATGGAATAGCAGCAAATAGCATCTTTCTAGCATGCATATTCGTGGAAGTAAATCTCATTATGAAAGCTTTTATCTCTACCCCCTCAGCAGTGGAGCGGGCTGTGGATAATAATTTGTGAAATAACTTTTGAATCGGACGCGCTCGTGATCGCTTAGATCCCCTGCCAACcaagtcaaaataaaaagtaaagaagagGACTTCGTATTTTGGTAATTCTCTAGGAGTCATGTTTAACCTTGAATGCTATTAATAAATTCTACAGCAATAGTCCCTCGGACTCGGAAAGTAATAACGAAAATGGCTAACCCAATAGCGGATTCCGCAGCTGCCACCGTTAGAACCAATAAAGCAAATAATTGACCCATCATATCATCCAAAGAAACGGAAAATACCAAAAAGTTCAAATTCACAGCTAATAACATTAATTCTATTGACATTAACATAATAAGAATATTTCGTCTATTAAGGAGGATTCCCCAAATACCTAAAATAAAGATGATCATAGAAAATGTGAAATATTTGATAGGATCCATTTCGGAAACGTAGAATGTAAGAGAAATTCAAATGTTATAAATAACTAAGAAAGCGAAATTCAGCTCTCAAAATTCTTCCATCTTTTACTGAACCTACTTGAATCTGAACTACGATTCTTCTCGAGTCTGACCTAAATTGGATTTAATTTTCGTTGAGTCCGAGTCCCGTCTTCGCTTTTCTAATAGGAGCTCACTCTCTCTTCAACTTCCTACTATCTTGACTTCCTTCAGTGAGCTACGGGTATCCCTGTTTCTCATTCACCTGCGAACAACTAGGGACAGCGGGGCCGTATACTGTGGAGCTCCGTCCCTATCTCTTTTTAGTGGGGCATTGATAGCTCAGCTTACTGGCTCATCAAATCCTTTCTAAGATGAGTCAATTGGGCCTGAGATtgatctttcatttttgtacGAAGGGTTCTGCGCATCAGGTTTCAGTAAATTTCTTTCAAAGACAACAGGGAGTAGCCAAAGCTCTGGTCCAATAAGAGCACTCACGTGGTTTTTCAAGCCGAAAGCACCACTAGGCGCAGGGGCCGAAGAAGTCCTTTTATTTCATTCCGTACCTGACGGTATCAGATTTGGTTAATAGAAAGATGCCTACGAGGTTGAACGGTTAGGTGTCTGActacaaccaaaaagaaaggggGGCTTCCTCTGGGGGACGGAGCACCGACTACACGTGGAGTCCAAAGCCGACCTTTGCCCATAAGTTCAGTAGAAAATCTCGCATTTTCATACTTTCGTTCACATGCTCGTTCTTGTCCCCACCTTAGAGCATATTCGGGGCATAGCTCCTCGTTCATGATTTGTCAAAGTTCTTATTGCTACTTCAGTTATCCTTAGCTTCAGTTCTCATCGCCTCTTCGTCCGCTTCTGTCAATCATCAGTTTGCCACGTTTCCCCCTTATCCAAGGTTTTCCCTGGCCGCAACTTGAATTGCCCGTCTTGTAGCGGCCTTTCATATGAATTGTGGAATTCTGTTTTCACTTCCTTAATCTTTCTTTGGTTGGGGTACGCCCTATCACTCTGATTCCAGTCCGCTTGCTGATTCCAGTCCGCTTGCTGATTGGGGTAGGCagtctcttctttcttcttataCGGTAGCCAGTCTTTTTTAGAATGGTTGAATAGAGCCTCCCTTCTGTCTCCCAGTCTGTCTTATAAGAAGATAATAGTAAGTCAGTTGTAGGTTTACGAATGGCTTCTTTGAGACTTTA from the Prunus dulcis unplaced genomic scaffold, ALMONDv2, whole genome shotgun sequence genome contains:
- the LOC117612508 gene encoding ATP synthase protein MI25-like, giving the protein MTPRELPKYEVLFFTFYFDLVGRGSKRSRARPIQKLFHKLLSTARSTAEGVEIKAFIMRFTSTNMHARKMLFAAIPSICALSSKKISIYNEEMIVARCFIGFIILSRKSLGNTFKVFLDGRIQAIQEESQQFPNPNEVVPPESNEQQRLLRISLQICGTVVESLPIARCAPKCEKTVQALLCRNLNVKSATLPNAISSRRIRLQDDLVTGFHFSVSERFVPGCTLKASIVELIREGLVVLRMVLVGGSLKNKEDE